Proteins encoded in a region of the Elaeis guineensis isolate ETL-2024a chromosome 7, EG11, whole genome shotgun sequence genome:
- the LOC105049106 gene encoding homeobox-DDT domain protein RLT1 isoform X3: MEGSYYKEKTVSPEKTKRKMKTQAQVEALEKFYNEHKYPSEPMKLQFAKQIGLSEKQVSGWFCHRRLKDKKLMQGEVYANGKYNGLVHDRTSGLRQESCSSTKQGDRYFDLKEVESKRSYGQSSSSAVLALEQRARQFTVGCHASADDRSSGSSSASQGRLLQQVEDPSSLVSSGYPYQGDNYMLMNTMGVKSRGLMMHSRYSYFQVENEHPAISSVKRKLGRHYCEDGPPLGVNFDPLPPGAFDSPIRDSNFGNAWIRFEPYYVGDSMLHGASCIPRITKETKLGRKVSSMQFQQQGYVTKSEKYSRKKPVLRNNGNMATTLSEDETGGTASSIE, from the exons ATGGAAG GGTCGTATTACAAAGAGAAGACAGTCTCTCCTGAGAAAACCAAGAGAAAGATGAAGACTCAAGCACAGGTTGAGGCATTAGAGAAATTCTATAATG AGCACAAATACCCTAGTGAACCAATGAAGTTGCAGTTTGCAAAGCAAATAGGGTTGTCAGAGAAGCAGGTGTCTGGATGGTTCTGCCACAGAAGATTGAAAGACAAGAAACTAATGCAAGGTGAAGTTTATGCAAATGGAAAATATAACGGTCTGGTGCATGATCGCACTAGTGGACTTAGACAGGAATCATGTAGCAGCACTAAACAAGGGGATAGGTATTTTGATCTGAAAGAAGTAGAAAGCAAAAGGTCTTATGGCCAGAGTTCTTCATCtgctgttcttgctcttgagcagAGGGCTCGGCAGTTCACTGTTGGATGTCATGCTAGTGCAGATGATAGATCTTCAGGAAGTAGCTCAGCATCACAAGGAAGGTTGCTGCAACAGGTTGAGGATCCTTCTTCTTTGGTGTCCTCGGGGTATCCATACCAAGGTGACAATTACATGTTGATGAACACCATGGGTGTAAAGAGCAGAGGACTTATGATGCATTCCAGATACTCATATTTTCAGGTTGAGAATGAGCATCCAGCTATCTCTTCTGTTAAGCGGAAATTAGGAAGACATTACTGTGAAGATGGTCCACCTCTTGGTGTCAATTTTGACCCACTTCCACCTGGTGCATTCGATTCACCAATTCGAGATTCAAATTTTGGTAATGCATGGATCCGTTTTG AACCATATTATGTGGGAGATTCTATGCTGCATGGTGCTAGTTGCATCCCTAGGATTACAAAGGAAACTAAG TTGGGCAGGAAGGTGAGCAGCATGCAATTTCAACAGCAGGGTTATGTAACAAAATCTGAGAAATACTCACGGAAAAAACCAGTCCTAAG GAATAATGGAAACATGGCAACTACTTTAAGTGAGGATGAAACTGGTGGCACTGCTTCTTCCATAGAGTAA
- the LOC105049106 gene encoding uncharacterized protein isoform X2 has protein sequence MEGSYYKEKTVSPEKTKRKMKTQAQVEALEKFYNEHKYPSEPMKLQFAKQIGLSEKQVSGWFCHRRLKDKKLMQGEVYANGKYNGLVHDRTSGLRQESCSSTKQGDRYFDLKEVESKRSYGQSSSSAVLALEQRARQFTVGCHASADDRSSGSSSASQGRLLQQVEDPSSLVSSGYPYQGDNYMLMNTMGVKSRGLMMHSRYSYFQVENEHPAISSVKRKLGRHYCEDGPPLGVNFDPLPPGAFDSPIRDSNFEPYYVGDSMLHGASCIPRITKETKVYNKYRHEERSNDSCLEATGFRKRMQRFVDQDGLLGCQLNSKASLTKQSGSVPKQTCLVEKIEAFSGKYSDYNSQSNERRAKYRTKEGENSVGHLFHINGQKAYTNTPFPYPHNHYNYNSQVSQSEEFKESKFSKSACKSNNFLDTEDVVMPRRPPKLGRKVSSMQFQQQGYVTKSEKYSRKKPVLRNNGNMATTLSEDETGGTASSIE, from the exons ATGGAAG GGTCGTATTACAAAGAGAAGACAGTCTCTCCTGAGAAAACCAAGAGAAAGATGAAGACTCAAGCACAGGTTGAGGCATTAGAGAAATTCTATAATG AGCACAAATACCCTAGTGAACCAATGAAGTTGCAGTTTGCAAAGCAAATAGGGTTGTCAGAGAAGCAGGTGTCTGGATGGTTCTGCCACAGAAGATTGAAAGACAAGAAACTAATGCAAGGTGAAGTTTATGCAAATGGAAAATATAACGGTCTGGTGCATGATCGCACTAGTGGACTTAGACAGGAATCATGTAGCAGCACTAAACAAGGGGATAGGTATTTTGATCTGAAAGAAGTAGAAAGCAAAAGGTCTTATGGCCAGAGTTCTTCATCtgctgttcttgctcttgagcagAGGGCTCGGCAGTTCACTGTTGGATGTCATGCTAGTGCAGATGATAGATCTTCAGGAAGTAGCTCAGCATCACAAGGAAGGTTGCTGCAACAGGTTGAGGATCCTTCTTCTTTGGTGTCCTCGGGGTATCCATACCAAGGTGACAATTACATGTTGATGAACACCATGGGTGTAAAGAGCAGAGGACTTATGATGCATTCCAGATACTCATATTTTCAGGTTGAGAATGAGCATCCAGCTATCTCTTCTGTTAAGCGGAAATTAGGAAGACATTACTGTGAAGATGGTCCACCTCTTGGTGTCAATTTTGACCCACTTCCACCTGGTGCATTCGATTCACCAATTCGAGATTCAAATTTTG AACCATATTATGTGGGAGATTCTATGCTGCATGGTGCTAGTTGCATCCCTAGGATTACAAAGGAAACTAAG GTGTACAATAAATATAGGCATGAGGAACGTTCAAATGACTCATGTCTAGAAGCAACTGGCTTTAGAAAAAGAATGCAGCGATTTGTTGATCAAGATGGCTTGCTTGGCTGTCAACTAAACTCAAAGGCTTCACTGACCAAGCAGAGTGGTTCTGTTCCAAAGCAGACCTGTCTTGTAGAAAAAATTGAAGCTTTTTCAGGCAAATATTCTGACTATAACAGCCAGAGCAATGAAAGACGTGCTAAGTACAGAACTAAGGAGGGTGAAAACAGTGTTGGGCATCTCTTTCATATAAATGGTCAAAAAGCTTATACCAACACACCATTTCCTTATCCTCATAATCATTATAACTACAATTCTCAAGTGTCTCAGAGCGAAGAATTCAAGGAATCTAAGTTTTCAAAATCAGCATGTAAAAGCAACAATTTTCTTGATACTGAGGATGTAGTGATGCCCAGGAGACCACCGAAG TTGGGCAGGAAGGTGAGCAGCATGCAATTTCAACAGCAGGGTTATGTAACAAAATCTGAGAAATACTCACGGAAAAAACCAGTCCTAAG GAATAATGGAAACATGGCAACTACTTTAAGTGAGGATGAAACTGGTGGCACTGCTTCTTCCATAGAGTAA
- the LOC105049106 gene encoding uncharacterized protein isoform X1: MEGSYYKEKTVSPEKTKRKMKTQAQVEALEKFYNEHKYPSEPMKLQFAKQIGLSEKQVSGWFCHRRLKDKKLMQGEVYANGKYNGLVHDRTSGLRQESCSSTKQGDRYFDLKEVESKRSYGQSSSSAVLALEQRARQFTVGCHASADDRSSGSSSASQGRLLQQVEDPSSLVSSGYPYQGDNYMLMNTMGVKSRGLMMHSRYSYFQVENEHPAISSVKRKLGRHYCEDGPPLGVNFDPLPPGAFDSPIRDSNFGNAWIRFEPYYVGDSMLHGASCIPRITKETKVYNKYRHEERSNDSCLEATGFRKRMQRFVDQDGLLGCQLNSKASLTKQSGSVPKQTCLVEKIEAFSGKYSDYNSQSNERRAKYRTKEGENSVGHLFHINGQKAYTNTPFPYPHNHYNYNSQVSQSEEFKESKFSKSACKSNNFLDTEDVVMPRRPPKLGRKVSSMQFQQQGYVTKSEKYSRKKPVLRNNGNMATTLSEDETGGTASSIE; encoded by the exons ATGGAAG GGTCGTATTACAAAGAGAAGACAGTCTCTCCTGAGAAAACCAAGAGAAAGATGAAGACTCAAGCACAGGTTGAGGCATTAGAGAAATTCTATAATG AGCACAAATACCCTAGTGAACCAATGAAGTTGCAGTTTGCAAAGCAAATAGGGTTGTCAGAGAAGCAGGTGTCTGGATGGTTCTGCCACAGAAGATTGAAAGACAAGAAACTAATGCAAGGTGAAGTTTATGCAAATGGAAAATATAACGGTCTGGTGCATGATCGCACTAGTGGACTTAGACAGGAATCATGTAGCAGCACTAAACAAGGGGATAGGTATTTTGATCTGAAAGAAGTAGAAAGCAAAAGGTCTTATGGCCAGAGTTCTTCATCtgctgttcttgctcttgagcagAGGGCTCGGCAGTTCACTGTTGGATGTCATGCTAGTGCAGATGATAGATCTTCAGGAAGTAGCTCAGCATCACAAGGAAGGTTGCTGCAACAGGTTGAGGATCCTTCTTCTTTGGTGTCCTCGGGGTATCCATACCAAGGTGACAATTACATGTTGATGAACACCATGGGTGTAAAGAGCAGAGGACTTATGATGCATTCCAGATACTCATATTTTCAGGTTGAGAATGAGCATCCAGCTATCTCTTCTGTTAAGCGGAAATTAGGAAGACATTACTGTGAAGATGGTCCACCTCTTGGTGTCAATTTTGACCCACTTCCACCTGGTGCATTCGATTCACCAATTCGAGATTCAAATTTTGGTAATGCATGGATCCGTTTTG AACCATATTATGTGGGAGATTCTATGCTGCATGGTGCTAGTTGCATCCCTAGGATTACAAAGGAAACTAAG GTGTACAATAAATATAGGCATGAGGAACGTTCAAATGACTCATGTCTAGAAGCAACTGGCTTTAGAAAAAGAATGCAGCGATTTGTTGATCAAGATGGCTTGCTTGGCTGTCAACTAAACTCAAAGGCTTCACTGACCAAGCAGAGTGGTTCTGTTCCAAAGCAGACCTGTCTTGTAGAAAAAATTGAAGCTTTTTCAGGCAAATATTCTGACTATAACAGCCAGAGCAATGAAAGACGTGCTAAGTACAGAACTAAGGAGGGTGAAAACAGTGTTGGGCATCTCTTTCATATAAATGGTCAAAAAGCTTATACCAACACACCATTTCCTTATCCTCATAATCATTATAACTACAATTCTCAAGTGTCTCAGAGCGAAGAATTCAAGGAATCTAAGTTTTCAAAATCAGCATGTAAAAGCAACAATTTTCTTGATACTGAGGATGTAGTGATGCCCAGGAGACCACCGAAG TTGGGCAGGAAGGTGAGCAGCATGCAATTTCAACAGCAGGGTTATGTAACAAAATCTGAGAAATACTCACGGAAAAAACCAGTCCTAAG GAATAATGGAAACATGGCAACTACTTTAAGTGAGGATGAAACTGGTGGCACTGCTTCTTCCATAGAGTAA